GTGGTCGATGTAGCCGTCGGGCTCGTTGAAGTTGCCGTCGCCGTCGAAGTCGTAGCGGTCCCACTCGTCGTACTCGGCGAGGTTCGCCTTGATCTCGGCGTCGGTGCGGCCCTTGGCCTTCTGGTCGGCGACCCAGGCGTTCACGCCGTCGCGGACCGCGTCCCACACGTTGGCGCAGTTGGACTGGCCGCAGTAGTTGGAGCCGTAACGGGCCTCGTTGTAGGGGACCTTGACCCAGTCGGAGACCTCACCCTCGACCGAGTAACGGCCCGAGGAGGTCTTCTCGTAGTAGGTCTTGAGCGAGTGGACGCCCTTGCCCTCGCCGAAGTAGAGCTCCTGGAAGTGCTCCTGGTTGTAGTCGGACTTCCAGGCGGTGCTGTTGTCCTTCTCCGGGTCCGGCTTGGCGATCTTGTTGTGCGCCGGGCCCGGGGTGCCGCCGTACTTCTTGACGGGCGGCTTGGGGCCGTCGCCGTCCGGGTCGAACATCGTGGTGTCGTCGACCTGGTCGCCGAACTCCAGCAGGATGGTGAAGATCTTGTCGGTCTTCTCCCGGCCGAGCTCCACGTACTTCTTGTCGCCGAGCTTGACGACCTTGGAGCCGCTCCGGTTCGCCACCTTCTTGTCCCCGGCCAGCACCTGCTCCAGCGCGGCCTCGCGCTGCTCGGCCTGCTGCTCGCTGAAGGGGCCCTCCAGGTTGTGCTCCACATGCCCCTTGGCCGGCGCCGGGTCACGGCGGTCGACGGTGGAGACACCGGAACCTGATGAGCTGTCATGCGCCTGGGCGGTGGCGAAGGTCGACGCCGTCGCGGCGGTCGCGGCCATGGCCACGACAACGGCGGCGGCGCGAAGCGCCCGTCTCTGATTGGTCACTTGAAGCAGTCCTCCCCGGGCGTCCGCGCTGCGGCCAGGGGGGTATGGAGAGGGCCGCACGCGTAAACGCGTCACAAGTGACGACATTTGATCGGAGTAATGAGAGAAAAGACAGTCCTTGACTTGAACAGACCAAGTGCACTATGCGGAGCGCTCTTCCGGTATACGGACGGTATGAGAAGGGCATGGGAACGGCAAAGGAGCGTCGACCGGCCCGGATCCGTCCGGGTCGAACGCTTCGACAGGCGCGTCCCACTGTCCGTTTGGTGAGAGCCGTGACTCCGTGCGCCCCCTGTGCACCGGTACCGTGTGTTAGGTCACGCTTACTACCGGTCCGGCTCGGGCATCCACCGTCGTAGGGTCGTTCGGCGCGCACGACCGCACCGAACGCCGCCCGCCCATCCGACGTCCCGAGGACGGAATCCGTCATGCCGCGTCCGACCGCCGCACAGTTCGCCTACGGTTCGGCCACCGTCGTCGCAACGACGCTCGCCCTGCTGCTGCTGTTCCGCACGGAGTCCGGTGTGGGGGTGGCCGCCGTCTCCACGACCGCGCTGGCCCTCGGCCTCCTGGTCGCCGTACGCCTGCCGCGCCCCGGCCACCGGACGGCGGACGGGTCCCACCGGGCCTCCGCCGCCGCCCGAACGCACCAGGCCCTGGAGGGCATCGGGGCCCGGGAGCGGGTCCCGGCGGCGCGTTCGTCCGCGCGTCCGTCGGCGCGGAGGAACGAGCACTCGCTGCGTCGCTAGCCGGATCGCTAGCGGGCCGCCACGACGACCGTCTTGGCCGCCTTGTCCTGGAGCCCCTGCCGGTAGGGCTTGTCGGTGAACATCAGCACGATGTTGATCAGCCACCACAGGCACGGGCAGCACAGCAGCGCCGGGGCCCACAGCACGACCGCCCGCATCAGCGCGGCCCCGGTGTCCGGCACCCGCCCGTCGTTGAGCATGGCGACGCGCAGCTTCAGCAGCCGCTTGCCCAGCGTGCGGCCGTCCTTGTGGGTGAAGTAGGTGTCGTAGGCGACGTAGACCACCAGGCCGATGATCGACCAGAGGAGCTGGTGCCCGCTGTACCCGCCGGCGACCGCGTCCCCGAACCCGTCGTCGCCGTCCCCGTTGACGTCGACCGCGCCGCCCCAGGGCAGCGAGATCAGATACAGCGGGATCGAGATGATGAGGAAGTCGATGAGCCGCGCCAGGATCCGCTTCCCCGGCTCGCCGAGCGGCGGCATCCCGGCCAGCGGGTCGGGCGCCCCGAACCCGCCGCCGCTGCCGTACGGATCGTTCGGCGGGGGCGGAGGCGGCGGGGGCGGCGGAGCACTGCCGTACGGCTGACCGTCGGACGGCGGCGGGGGCTCCTGCGGCTTCTTGAGGAACGGATCGTCGTCCTCGGGCGGCTGGCCGGGCGTCGGCTGGTCGTTGCTCATGGGGGCAGTGCATCCCGCACCACCGGGGCCCGCAACGGCTCAGGTGCGTTCGGGGGACGCGGGGCGGCATACGAGTCTAGACCGGCATGTCGCCACCCGCCCGGCCAGTTCTTCCGATAAGCGGGCGGCGACTCCCGGTTCGCCGGTCCCGCTCAGCCCGCCACGAACGTACGGGCCGCCTTGTCGTGCCAGCACTGGCGCCACGGGCGGTCGAACAGGCACCAGAGGACGTTGACCACACCGAGGACGAGAAGGCCCAGCACGCCGTAGACGAGCCAGCGGCGCAGGGCCGCTCCCAGGGACGGGGTGTCATGGGACTCGATGTCCCGTACGTCGAGGCCGAAGAGCTTCTTGCCCAGCGTCCGGCCCCATTTGGCCGTCGGCAGGGCCTCCAGGAGGAAGCCGAGGAGCAGGAACGCGGCGAGCAGCGCCCCCAGCAGGGCGCCGGTGGTGGAGTCCAGCAGCCAGACGGTGACGGTCTGCCCCGTCTCCTTCGCCGCGGTGATCTTCCGGTCGATGTGGTCGAGCGCCTGCGCCGACAGCGGGACGGCCACCGCTCCGGCGACCGCGCCGAGCACGAGGTTGTCGACGAGCCGGGCGGCGAACCGCTTGCCGAGCCCGGCGGGGCGGGCCGACGCCTGGTTGCGGGCGAGTTGCTGGAAGGGGTCGTCGACCGGCGGCTTCCACGGCACGACGGGCTGGTCCGCACCGGCGGCCGGTCCCGCCGCCGCGACACCCTGGTGCTGGTGGGGAAGCTGTTGCTGCTGCGGTTCGGGCTGGGCCAGTCGGTGGACCTGCTGCGCCCAGGAGGCCGAGCCGCCGCCCGGACCGGGCGTCAGGGGCGTGTGCAGGGCCGCCGACGGCCCGGCGTCGGAGGACGGCGTGGGTACGCGAGCGGGAGCCGGGGCCGGGGCGGGAGCCGGCGGCTGGGCCTGCGGAGCGTGCTGGGCCGGTGCGGGAGCCGGCGGCCGGGCCTGCGGAGCGTGCTGGGCCGGTGCCTGCTGGGCCTGCGGTGCGTGCTGTGCCTGCTGGGGCTGGGCCGGTGCCTGCGCGGCCGGTGCCTGGGCCTGCGCGGGGAGAGCCCGGGGCGTCGGAGCCGGCGCAAGGCTGTTCGGCGCCGCGCTCACGTTCTGCGGCCCCTGGGGCGTACCGGCGTTCGACGGCGCCGGAGCGGGCTGTACCTCACCGGCCGCCGGGGCGCCGCCCCGTACCGCGTCCGGCCGGGGACCCGCCGCACGGATCGTGACCGTCCCGTCCGTCGGCGGACGTGTCCCGGCCTCCTCGGCGGGCCGGCCGCCGCTCTCCCGCATCCCCGGCAGCGCGCCGCCGGTCGGGTCCTGGGCCAGCGGCGCCCTCGGGTCGGCCGGCGGCGACGGGTGCCCGGGGCCGGGGCGCGCGGGCTCCTGCGCCGGTGCGCCCCACTCGACCCGGCGGTCCCGTTCGCCGCCGAACCCGTTCTGGCGTGCGGCGTCCGCCTGCCAGACCGACGCGCCGTCAGCGGGCCCCGCCGCCCGGTCCGCGACGGAGTCCGGCGAGGCCCCCCGGCCGTCCTGGAGGCCGTCCTCCTCGTCGAAGAAGATCGGCCCGGTCTCCTCCACCGGCGCGGTCTGCGCACCGGCCGCCGGAGCGGGGGCGGTTGCGGCCGGACCGGTCTGCCGGGGCGCGGGCCGGCTCGTACCGGGGACCCAGGAAGCGCCGTTCCAGTACCGGACGTAGCCGGGGATGGAGGGGTCGGGGTAGTAGCCCTCGCGGGGGCTTTCGTCACCGGGTGCCGGAGTTGGCGCGCTCATCAGCGGGTCCCGTATCTCTTCGAGGCCTCAGGCCGTCCCCGCCGGGCGGGCGGACGGCCTCAATACAAGGGTCCACATCTATCAGACAGCCGCCCGCCCCCGGGCCGGTCCACCTGTTTGGGACCACTTTCGGGACGGCTTGCGGAACCGCCCGAAGTTTTTTCCGGAAGTCGCGTAATAGGTGGCGGGGAGGGCGCTCTCTCCTTGTGCGGGACGGTCACGGGGACCGGCCCATGAGCACTGGAAGGTCGTGTATTTCGATGATGAGCATCGTGGAACGTGAGCTGGAGCTGAAGCTGGTCCTGTCCCCCGAGCGGTCCATCCCGGTGCCCGCCCGGCTGACGTACCGCACGAACGACCCGTACGCCGTGCACATCGCCTTCCACATCGGCTCCGAGTCGCCGGTGCACTGGACGTTCGCCCGGGAGCTGCTGGTGGAGGGCGTGTTCCGGCCGTGCGGGCACGGGGACGTGCGGATCTGGCCGACGAAGGTCGCGGGCCGCAGCGTCATCTGCGTGGCCCTCACCTCACCCGACGGCAACGCGCTGCTGGAGGTGTCCTCCGCCGCCGTGTCCGCCTGGGTGGAGCGGACCCTGCGGGTGGTGCCGCCGGGGACCGAGAGCGACCGGCTGGGGATGGACGAGGCGCTGGCGGAACTGCTGGCCCCGCTGCCGGCCGACGACCTGTGGCTCGGCGACCCGTGGGCGGCGGACGAGTCGCCGTCCCAGGACGGTGAGGCGTGAGGGCCTCTGCGGGAGGCGGAGGTCAGAAGAGCTTGCCGGGGTTGAGGAGGCCGAGCGGGTCGAAGGCCGCCTTGACGGAGCGCTGCAGTTCGACGCCGGTCTCCCCCAGTTCGCGGGCGAGCCACTCCTTCTTGAGGACACCGACGCCGTGTTCGCCGGTGATGGTTCCGCCGAGTTCGAGACCGAGCGCCATGATCGCGTCGAAGGACTCGCGGGCCCGCCGGGACTCGTCGGGGTCGTGGGGGTCGAAGCAGACGACGGGGTGGGTGTTGCCGTCGCCCGCGTGGGCGCAGACGCCGATGGTGAGGTCGTACTCCTCGGCGATGGCCGCCGTGCCCGCGAGCATCGCGCCGAGCCGGGAGCGCGGTACGCAGACGTCGTCGATCATCGTGGCGGGCCTGACGGTCTCCAGCGCGGTGAGGGACATGCGGCGGGCCTGGAGGAGGAGTTCGGACTCGGCGGGGTTATCCGCGGGGACCACCTCGGTGGCCCCGGCGGCGGTGCACAGCTCGCCGACGGCGGCGAGGTCGGCCAGCGGGTCCGGGGTGTCGAAGGCGCAGAGGAGGAGCGCCTCGGTGGTCTCGGGCAGGCCCATGGAGGCCATCGCGTTGACGGCACGCACGGTCGTACGGTCCATCAGTTCGAGGAGTGACGGGGTGTGACCGCGCTCCATGATCCGGCACACAGCGTCACAGGCGGTGGCCGCGGAGGGGAACTCGGCGGCGAGGACGAGCTGCTGGGGCGGCTGCGGTTTGAGCGCGAGGACGGCTTTGACGACGATCCCGAGGCTGCCCTCGGAGCCGACGAAGAGCCGGGTCAGGTCGTATCCGGCGACGCCCTTGGCGGTGCGGCGGCCGGTGGTCAGGAGCCGCCCGTCGGCGAGGACGACCTCCAGGCCCAGCACGTATTCGGCGGTGACCCCGTACTTCACGCAGCACAGGCCGCCGGACGCGGTGCCGATGTTGCCGCCGATGGTGCACGTCTCCCAGCTGGAGGGGTCCGGGGGGTAGTACAGACCGTGTGCGTTGACCGCGCGTGAGAGCACCGCGTTGACGACGCCCGGTTCGACGACGGCGATCCGGTCGACCGGGCTGATCTCCAGGATCCGGTCCATCTTCACCAGGGAGAGCACGATGCAGCCGTCCGAGGCGTTGGCCGCGCCGGAAAGGCCGGTACGGGCGCCCTGCGGGACGACGGGGACGCGGAGCGCGGTGGCGGTGCGCATGACGTGCTGGACCTGTTCGACCGTGCGCGGGAGCACGACGACGGCCGGGGTGCCGGCCTCGCAGAAGCTCGCCATGTCGTGGGCGTAGGACGCGGTGACGTCCGGATCGGTGATCAGCGCCTCGGGAGGCAGTCCCGCGCGCAGCCGTTCGAGGAGATCGCTCATGATCCAAGCGTGTCACCCGGGGCCAATGGTGTGAACCCGTGGGCGGGGGGCGATCCCAAGACGCGGTGTGCTCGTATGACTGACGCAGAGTGATGGCCATGGATGTCATGCCGCAGCAGGACCCGGAGTCCCGCCAGCCGCCCGAGCCGTCCCCACCGGACCCTTGCGGGCTGCCCGCCGAAGGCGCCACCGCCGTACCCCCGCCGCCGCCCACCTTGCGGACGACGCTGCGCCGGGCCGCGTTCGGCGCGGTGGCCGCCGGGGTGCTGCTGGCCGGGGCGCTGGTGGCGGTGGACGACGGGGACGGGCGGCCGAAGGAGCCGGGGCCGGTCGAACGGGCCGAGGCGGCGGCGACCGCGGGGTCCTTGGCCTCGCTCTCGGACCTCACCGCGCTGATCGGGGACCGGCAGAAGTGGGTGGAGTCCCACCCGAAGGACGCCCCGTCCCTGGCGACGCTCGGTACGGCGTACGTGGAGTGGGCGCGGCGCTCGGCGGACACGGCGTACTACGCCCGCGCCGAGCAGGCCCTGAAGCGTTCGCTGGAGGTTCAGCCGGGCGAGCGCGGCAACGGGGAGGCGTGGCTGGGTCTGGCGGCCCTGGCCAACGCCCGGCACGACTTCCTCGCGGCGAAGCGGTGGGGCGAGACGGTGAAGAAGCAGCAGCCGAAGGCCTGGAGCGTGTATCCGGTCCTCATCGACGCCTACACCGGGCTCGGCGACCAGAAGGCGGCGACCGCGGCGACGGAGAAGTTCGGCGAGCTGCGCAAGGGCGTTCCCGCGCTGGCCCGTACCGCCGACCTCTACCGGGGCAACGGCTGGCGCGAGGACGCGCTGGCCACCGCCCGGGAGGCGGCGGACCGGGCGACGCAGCCCGCCGAGAAGGCCGAGGCGCTGCACCGGCTCGGCGAGCTGGCCTGGGAGCGGGGCGAACCGGAGGAGGCGGTGGCGCAGTTCGACGCGGCGCTGCGCACGGACGCCGCCCAGTACGCCTCGCTGGCGGGCCGGGCCCGGGCCCTGGTGGCGCTGGACCGCACCGACGAGGCGCTGGCCGCCTACCAGAGCGCGCTGGAGAAGCTGCCGCGCCCGCAGTACGCGCTGGAGCTGGGCGAACTGTACGAGTCGCTGGGACTGGACGGGGACGCGCGCACCCAGTACGCGAAGCTGCGGGAGATGGTGGCCGCGGCGAAGAAGGACGGCGTCGACGAGTCCCTGGTGCTGGCCCGGTTCGAGGCCGACCACGGGGACCCGGAGGCGGCGGTGGAGCTGCTGCGGGTCCAGTGGCGGGGGCAGCACCGCAGCGCGGCGGTGGCGGACGCGCTGGGCTGGGCGCTGCACCGGGCGGGGAAGTCCGAGGAGGGCCTGGAGTACGCGCAGCGGGCCGCCGACACCGGCGTGCGGAACGCCTCGTACGCGTACCACCTCGGCGTGATCCAGCGGGAGCTGGCGGACTTCGGTCCGGCGCGCCGGAATCTGGAGCAGGCCGTGCGCACCAACCCGGCCTTCTCGCCGCTCGCCGCGCCGCTGGCGCGGGAGGCGCTGGACGCGCTGGGTGAGCCGCCGCCGGGCGGGCCGGGCGAGATGCAGCCGTCTTCTCCGCCGCCGGCCCCCGAACCGAAGCCCGAGTCGCAGCCGGAGCAGGAGAAGAAGCCGAAGGCCCCGGCCCCGGCTCCGTCCCGTACGGCCCCCGCGAGGTCCCCGTCGCCCTCCGCGCCGGAGGAGTCGAAGCAGCCGAAGGAGACGCAGCAGGCGGAGGCCGGGTCGGGCAGCGCGGCACCGGCGGCGACGGGCACGTAGCGCGTCCGTACCGCGGGGCGGGACGACGAACGCCGCCGTGGTCCGGGGTACTGCCTCGGACCACGGCGGCGTTTTCGCACCCGAAGGCGCGGGTCAGAGGTTGCCGCGCTTCTCCTGCTCGCGCTCGATCGCCTCGAACAGGGCCTTGAAGTTGCCCTTGCCGAACCCCATGGAGCCGTGGCGCTCGATCATCTCGAAGAAGACGGTCGGCCGGTCCTGGACCGGCTTGGTGAAGATCTGCAGCAGGTAGCCGTCCTCGTCGCGGTCGACGAGGATCTTCAGCTCGCGCAGGGTCTCGACCGGCACCCGGGTCTCGCCGGCCCACTCGCCGAGGGTGTCGTAGTACGAGTCGGGGGTGTCCAGGAACTGCACACCGGCGGCGCGCATCGAGCGGACCGTGGAGACGATGTCGTTGGTGGCGAGCGCGATGTGCTGGACGCCCGCGCCGCCGTAGAACTCCAGGTACTCGTCGATCTGCGACTTCTTCTTCGCGATCGCCGGCTCGTTGATCGGGAACTTGACCTTGAGCGTGCCGTCGGCGACGACCTTCGACATGAGGGCGGAGTACTCGGTGGCGATGTCGTCGCCCACGAACTCCTTCATGTTGGTGAAGCCCATGACCTCGTTGTAGAAGCCGACCCACTCGTTCATCCGGCCGAGCTCGACGTTGCCGACGCAGTGGTCGATGGCCTGGAAGGTCCGCTTGGCGGGCGGCTCGACGATCGGCTTGGCCGCCGCGAAGCCGGGGAGGTAGGGGCCGTCGTAGCCGGAGCGCTCCACCAGGGTGTGGCGGGTCTTGCCGTACGTGGCGATGGCGGCGAGAACGACCGTGCCGTGCTCGTCCTTGACCTCGTGCGGCTCGGTGATGCCGCGCGCGCCGTGCTCGACGGCGTACGCGTACGCCGCCCGGGCGTCCGGGACCTCGATGGCGAGGTCGACGACACCGTCGCCGTGCGCGGCGACGTGGTCGGCGAGGAAGGTGCCCCACTCGGTGGACGCCTTGATCACGGAGGTGAAGACGAAGCGGGCGGCGCCGTTGGTCAGGACGTAACTCGCGGTCTCACGGCTTCCGTTCTCCGGGCCGGAGTAGGCCACGAGCTTCATGCCGAAGGCGGTCGAGTAGTAGTGCGCGGCCTGCTTGGCGTTGCCCACGGCGAAGACGACCGCGTCCATTCCCTTGACCGGGAAGCGGTCGGCCTGCGCTGCGGTGTCAGGGCTGGTGTGCAGAGTCTCAGTCATGCTCGAAGGCTCTCCCCGTGTCGCAAGGTGCGCAATAGTTTGCGTAATCACTGGTCAACATGTTCAGCGAATCGCCATGATGGCTGGACTATCTGTACAGGCTGACCATCGGAGGCAGGCCCATGGCGATCGATCACCTGGACGGCCGGCTCATCGTGCTGCTCGCACGTGAGCCGCGTATAGGCGTCCTCGAAGCGTCCCGGCGGCTCGGAGTGGCACGCGGGACCGTGCAGGCGCGCCTGGACCGCCTTCAGTCGAATGGCGTCATCCGGGGGTTCGGCCCCGACGTGGATCCGGCGGCGCTCGGCTATCCGGTCACCGCGTTCGCCACGCTGGAGATCAAACAGGGCCAAGGGGCAGACGTACGAGCGCACTTGGGCGGCGTACCGGAGGTGCTGGAGCTGCACACCACGACGGGCCACGGCGACATGCTGTGCCGGCTCGTCGCCCGCTCCAACGCCGATCTCCAGCGGGTGATCGACCGGGTTGTCGGCTTTGATGGCATTGTC
This sequence is a window from Streptomyces parvus. Protein-coding genes within it:
- a CDS encoding RDD family protein, with the translated sequence MSNDQPTPGQPPEDDDPFLKKPQEPPPPSDGQPYGSAPPPPPPPPPPNDPYGSGGGFGAPDPLAGMPPLGEPGKRILARLIDFLIISIPLYLISLPWGGAVDVNGDGDDGFGDAVAGGYSGHQLLWSIIGLVVYVAYDTYFTHKDGRTLGKRLLKLRVAMLNDGRVPDTGAALMRAVVLWAPALLCCPCLWWLINIVLMFTDKPYRQGLQDKAAKTVVVAAR
- a CDS encoding RDD family protein — encoded protein: MSAPTPAPGDESPREGYYPDPSIPGYVRYWNGASWVPGTSRPAPRQTGPAATAPAPAAGAQTAPVEETGPIFFDEEDGLQDGRGASPDSVADRAAGPADGASVWQADAARQNGFGGERDRRVEWGAPAQEPARPGPGHPSPPADPRAPLAQDPTGGALPGMRESGGRPAEEAGTRPPTDGTVTIRAAGPRPDAVRGGAPAAGEVQPAPAPSNAGTPQGPQNVSAAPNSLAPAPTPRALPAQAQAPAAQAPAQPQQAQHAPQAQQAPAQHAPQARPPAPAPAQHAPQAQPPAPAPAPAPARVPTPSSDAGPSAALHTPLTPGPGGGSASWAQQVHRLAQPEPQQQQLPHQHQGVAAAGPAAGADQPVVPWKPPVDDPFQQLARNQASARPAGLGKRFAARLVDNLVLGAVAGAVAVPLSAQALDHIDRKITAAKETGQTVTVWLLDSTTGALLGALLAAFLLLGFLLEALPTAKWGRTLGKKLFGLDVRDIESHDTPSLGAALRRWLVYGVLGLLVLGVVNVLWCLFDRPWRQCWHDKAARTFVAG
- a CDS encoding SsgA family sporulation/cell division regulator, coding for MMSIVERELELKLVLSPERSIPVPARLTYRTNDPYAVHIAFHIGSESPVHWTFARELLVEGVFRPCGHGDVRIWPTKVAGRSVICVALTSPDGNALLEVSSAAVSAWVERTLRVVPPGTESDRLGMDEALAELLAPLPADDLWLGDPWAADESPSQDGEA
- a CDS encoding FAD-linked oxidase C-terminal domain-containing protein, yielding MSDLLERLRAGLPPEALITDPDVTASYAHDMASFCEAGTPAVVVLPRTVEQVQHVMRTATALRVPVVPQGARTGLSGAANASDGCIVLSLVKMDRILEISPVDRIAVVEPGVVNAVLSRAVNAHGLYYPPDPSSWETCTIGGNIGTASGGLCCVKYGVTAEYVLGLEVVLADGRLLTTGRRTAKGVAGYDLTRLFVGSEGSLGIVVKAVLALKPQPPQQLVLAAEFPSAATACDAVCRIMERGHTPSLLELMDRTTVRAVNAMASMGLPETTEALLLCAFDTPDPLADLAAVGELCTAAGATEVVPADNPAESELLLQARRMSLTALETVRPATMIDDVCVPRSRLGAMLAGTAAIAEEYDLTIGVCAHAGDGNTHPVVCFDPHDPDESRRARESFDAIMALGLELGGTITGEHGVGVLKKEWLARELGETGVELQRSVKAAFDPLGLLNPGKLF
- a CDS encoding tetratricopeptide repeat protein, with the translated sequence MDVMPQQDPESRQPPEPSPPDPCGLPAEGATAVPPPPPTLRTTLRRAAFGAVAAGVLLAGALVAVDDGDGRPKEPGPVERAEAAATAGSLASLSDLTALIGDRQKWVESHPKDAPSLATLGTAYVEWARRSADTAYYARAEQALKRSLEVQPGERGNGEAWLGLAALANARHDFLAAKRWGETVKKQQPKAWSVYPVLIDAYTGLGDQKAATAATEKFGELRKGVPALARTADLYRGNGWREDALATAREAADRATQPAEKAEALHRLGELAWERGEPEEAVAQFDAALRTDAAQYASLAGRARALVALDRTDEALAAYQSALEKLPRPQYALELGELYESLGLDGDARTQYAKLREMVAAAKKDGVDESLVLARFEADHGDPEAAVELLRVQWRGQHRSAAVADALGWALHRAGKSEEGLEYAQRAADTGVRNASYAYHLGVIQRELADFGPARRNLEQAVRTNPAFSPLAAPLAREALDALGEPPPGGPGEMQPSSPPPAPEPKPESQPEQEKKPKAPAPAPSRTAPARSPSPSAPEESKQPKETQQAEAGSGSAAPAATGT
- the hppD gene encoding 4-hydroxyphenylpyruvate dioxygenase, translated to MTETLHTSPDTAAQADRFPVKGMDAVVFAVGNAKQAAHYYSTAFGMKLVAYSGPENGSRETASYVLTNGAARFVFTSVIKASTEWGTFLADHVAAHGDGVVDLAIEVPDARAAYAYAVEHGARGITEPHEVKDEHGTVVLAAIATYGKTRHTLVERSGYDGPYLPGFAAAKPIVEPPAKRTFQAIDHCVGNVELGRMNEWVGFYNEVMGFTNMKEFVGDDIATEYSALMSKVVADGTLKVKFPINEPAIAKKKSQIDEYLEFYGGAGVQHIALATNDIVSTVRSMRAAGVQFLDTPDSYYDTLGEWAGETRVPVETLRELKILVDRDEDGYLLQIFTKPVQDRPTVFFEMIERHGSMGFGKGNFKALFEAIEREQEKRGNL
- a CDS encoding Lrp/AsnC family transcriptional regulator; protein product: MAIDHLDGRLIVLLAREPRIGVLEASRRLGVARGTVQARLDRLQSNGVIRGFGPDVDPAALGYPVTAFATLEIKQGQGADVRAHLGGVPEVLELHTTTGHGDMLCRLVARSNADLQRVIDRVVGFDGIVRASTTIVMENPVPLRIIPLVEQAAEDTG